In Uranotaenia lowii strain MFRU-FL chromosome 2, ASM2978415v1, whole genome shotgun sequence, one genomic interval encodes:
- the LOC129744295 gene encoding PI-PLC X domain-containing protein 3: MNNFVDDLENWMSKLPSELKAVPIINLAIPGSHDTMSYGIKDNAEIAPDADPIVGTLNKFIPCVVRRWAVTQRYDITEQLKNGVRYFDLRICMKRPENKFYFVHGLFCEEINEPLEQLKNFLRTHPREFVVLDCQHFYLFNPTDHCVLSAELNRIFDQKIYSRNTSQLKDCTLESATANGKQILIVYRSDACVNERFWLSQDWPTPWPNEVNVKQLRQYLDESLTQRKPDTGYVSQCVLTPSVRFIVPRFMSSLRATCAKEVERKLLDWVKAQVPGPFGADDKPKCNVFLADFIDIQDNNFCKTVVSLNKKILDQNSSTQNSPSKKSV, translated from the exons atgaacaacTTCGTGGATGATCTAGAGAACTGGATGAGTAAGCTCCCGTCAGAGCTGAAGGCTGTCCCTATCATCAATCTTGCGATTCCAGGATCACATGATACGATGTCTTATGGCATCAAAGATAACGCTGAAATCGCACCTGATGCAGATCCAATCGTTGGAACGTTGAATAAGTTTATTCCTTGCGTTGTGAGGCGCTGGGCAGTTACACAACGTTATGACATAACCGAGCAGCTGAAAAATGGAGTGCG CTACTTCGACTTACGAATTTGCATGAAAAGGCCGGAAAATAAGTTTTACTTCGTACACGGACTTTTCTGTGAAGAAATCAATGAACCGTTGGAACAGCTTAAGAACTTTCTGCGAACCCATCCCCGTGAATTCGTTGTGTTGGACTGTCAGCATTTTTATCTCTTCAATCCAACGGATCATTGCGTTCTATCGGCAGAGCTGAATcgtatttttgatcaaaaaatctaCTCTCGCAATACCAGCCAGCTCAAAGATTGTACCCTTGAGTCTGCTACAGCAAACGGAAAACAGATCCTCATTGTGTATCGTAGCGATGCATGCGTCAATGAACGCTTTTGGCTCAGCCAGGATTGGCCAACGCCTTGGCCTAACGAAGTGAATGTAAAACAATTACGCCAGTATCTCGACGAATCTCTAACCCAACGTAAGCCAGATACAGGTTATGTCTCACAGTGCGTTCTTACCCCGAGCGTTCGATTTATCGTACCAAGATTCATGTCCTCGTTGCGTGCTACTTGTGCCAAGGAAGTGGAAAGAAAGTTACTCGATTGGGTGAAAGCTCAAGTTCCAGGTCCGTTTGGAGCCGATGATAAACCAAAATGCAATGTTTTTCTGGCAGACTTTATCGATATTCAAGATAACAACTTTTGTAAAACTGTAGTGAgcctcaataaaaaaattctcgatCAAAACAGTAGCACACAAAACTCACCATCCAAAAAAAGTGTCTAA
- the LOC129744293 gene encoding thyroid receptor-interacting protein 11 has product MDSQIPCSSSAQDNVFDFIENLINSIPEHTDASAFGTTTQGATSKPMGTRRILKMRQQLNKQNNFIADLKKKIRVLGAASPKSISDQEELAFLKSRLAKENDLLNSLMRTLIEEQKKEQSWEPIRLCTDPMDDVVRSPWMLGGVAMQDPRFSFDSTLSSLSSQGHGDIDDTMKYDDVTKQFQKELMNRDRVIEILQNRLDGLTADVMKVKRDNNAILDKTPKNTKFCEADMLNRLRFYKENTDALEQNLHQMGAALNVIRSELGTNIAGTSPDFIDCSGLHRTSNFSGNHECSTPKKSCPKNNDDQYNELMKEFANKSEECKKLTDRLAKSCSCKADSPEQVELDLLKKRCSELLDEHDEFKILIKEQGEQLDEYRKKFLDAQQTVEEQKLKMNKMDITNNRIEEQINIEVQRIKAKFQDKLRKLLPFPGLLEAEETKVKNLKDSNEKLLAELKKSAKEIRCLESKLHNAHVSQNSELEQAYRLMKTEMEQTTDMLEEEKKAKQKLQEQVSSMQQEMEEVRSEAAKIICRTNNRIQEDKNAAQERLRVVELELAQCRAAAAVTIQNREEALREMHRQIGVLSASFEDAQMQIKSLRNQLTYLQNERISRA; this is encoded by the exons atggaTTCCCAAATTCCCTGCTCTTCCTCGGCCCAGGACAATGTGttcgatttcattgaaaatcttataaattcCATACCGGAACATACTGATGCAAGCGCATTCGGAACAACAACCCAAGGTGCTACCTCCAAGCCTATGGGAACtcgaagaattttgaaaatgcgCCAACAACTAAACAAACAGAACAACTTTATCGCTGACCTCAAAAAAAAGATCCGTGTTCTTGGTGCTGCTTCGCCGAAATCGATTTCTGATCAGGAAGAATTGGCTTTTCTCAAAAGTCGTTTAGCCAAGGAAAATGATTTGCTGAATAGCTTGATGAGAACCCTCATCGAAGAACAGAAGAAGGAACAATCCTGGGAACCGATCCGTTTGTGCACCGACCCAATGGACGATGTGGTTCGAAGTCCGTGGATGCTGGGTGGCGTTGCAATGCAAGATCCACGCTTTTCATTTGATTCAACGCTATCCTCATTGAGTTCGCAGGGTCATGGAGACATAG ATGACACCATGAAGTATGATGATGTTACTAAACAATTCCAAAAAGAACTGATGAATCGAGACCGagtaattgaaattttgcaaaaccgTCTCGATGGACTTACGGCAGATGTGATGAAAGTAAAACGAGACAACAATGCTATTCTGGacaaaactccaaaaaataccaaattttgcgAAGCGGATATGTTGAATCGTTTACGGTTCTATAAAGAAAACACTGATGCTCTTGAACAAAACCTCCATCAAATGGGAGCCGCTTTGAATGTCATAAGATCAGAGCTGGGAACCAACATTGCAGGAACATCGCCTGATTTTATTGACTGTTCTGGTCTCCATCGGACTTCGAATTTCAGTGGGAACCATGAATGTTCTACTCCAAAGAAATCATGTCCCAAAAATAATGATGATCAATATAACGAGTTGATGAAAGAATTCGCGAACAAATCCGAGGAATGTAAAAAACTAACCGATCGCTTGGCGAAATCATGTTCTTGTAAAGCCGATTCTCCTGAACAGGTTGAGTTAGATTTACTCAAGAAAAGGTGCTCGGAGCTTCTGGACGAACATGATGAATTCAAGATACTAATTAAAGAACAAGGTGAACAGCTTGATGAATATCGCAAAAAATTCTTGGATGCACAACAAACAGTTGAAGAGCAAAAACTTAAGATGAACAAGATGGATATAACAAATAATCGGATTGAGGAGCAAATCAACATCGAGGTGCAAAGGATaaaagccaaatttcaggaCAAATTACGAAAGCTTCTTCCATTCCCTGGTTTGTTGGAGGCCGAAgaaacaaaagttaaaaatctcaaggattcgaatgaaaaattgctggcagaattgaaaaaatccgCCAAAGAAATCAGATGCTTAGAAAGTAAACTGCATAACGCACATGTTTCGCAAAACTCTGAATTGGAACAAGCTTACCGTTTAATGAAAACAGAAATGGAACAAACTACAGACATGCTAGAGGAAGAAAAGAAAGCGAAACAAAAACTCCAAGAACAAGTATCGAGTATGCAGCAAGAAATGGAAGAAGTGCGATCTGAAGCAGCAAAAATCATCTGCCGAACAAACAACCGTATTCAAGAGGATAAAAACGCCGCACAAGAGCGATTGCGTGTTGTGGAATTGGAGTTGGCGCAATGTCGTGCAGCAGCTGCAGTAACGATTCAAAACCGGGAAGAAGCATTACGAGAGATGCATCGCCAAATCGGTGTCTTGTCCGCAAGCTTTGAAGATGCACAAATGCAAATCAAATCCCTTCGGAACCAGCTGACGTATTTGCAGAATGAAAGGATCTCGAGGGCTTAA